The Setaria italica strain Yugu1 chromosome VIII, Setaria_italica_v2.0, whole genome shotgun sequence genome includes the window CAAGTTACCGTTCACTTGTGTTCAGTCCATTACCTTTGCATGACCCGAATTTACCTTCACAGGCCATAGCCATAGCTGATCTGTTCCATGCAGTCAGCTCAGTTGCGCACACTAGAACGACATCCCAGTAACTAGCTAGGGACAAGGAAAGTTAAGATTTGCATGAACCCCTCACCCAACGGCCAACACATCACACAATGCATGCTTGCATCTACTCAAGAGCTAGCGCTCTGTGGCTGCTACGGCCTACTGTACTCTAAAGAGTACAATGGCACTTATCCTCCCAAAAATATACTCTCCGTATTAAATTGTgagtcgttttaacttttttaaagatacatactccctccgtcccaaattactatttgttttagcttttcgtGCATAGCatttgctatgtatttagacatactGTATATCtggatgcatagcaaaagctatatacctacaaaagctaaaacgaatagtcatttggaatggagggagtacatgataCTGGATGGAGTACATGCATAAAagtgatatactccctccgttcttaaatatatgacgttgttgactttttactccaactttgactaccaatatctattgaacgagttagttaactaaagtaaaatgtgtatcattatgtctattatcaaatgtactttagatttaacttgtaggtttatctatttgccAAAATATTTATAGAAAAGACGAATAGTCAAACAGATGAAAAAAGTCAACGACGTCATATattaaacggagggagtacatgtagCACCATAGTGGAAATTGTTGTGTGCATTCTTTTTTCTCACCCCTTCAATTCTACAAATGTGGCTTTAAATTAAGTGCATTAAACAAGTTTGCCATCATTAATTTCTCACTGATATGTGGTCTTGAGTGTTGAGAATGCACtatattttttcccttttccctaCTAGTTGAATAATGAAATTTAGAGAatctatatacatatatattggCTTGTATATATCTAGGAGATGATAAGAACACGTGTCATATTCTtatcccctcctcctctccctctttcTCTGAAGCTCTTGGATCTGTTACTGCTGTCACATGAACATGCTCCCTGCCCTTTTATCATGTCACTACGTTGTAGCCCATAATGGACCACTTGGTACATTCACACATACCGTTGTAACAGTAGAATCCCCTTCCCAAAATTTAATAGCACCAATAAATACGGCATGGCTAGAATCAACCATGGGCCTTAATTAGTGGTAACTGTAAAAATAAtcttacaagttacaaccaTGGTAGTTAAAAGGTGGTCAGTTCGGTATTGCGTTATGTTAGTTAAAAGAGAATTGTTTTAACGCAGTTTATTTTATAAGCGGAAAACCTCTCCTTCGTACACTTTCACTGTTACCCTAACGagcaatccatacaaaatttaTGTACCCTGCTGCTTGAAgtgtactccttccgttccaaatatttttctagatgcatagatattactATGAAtgtagacatagggtatatttaagtgcataacaaagtctaaatctaataaagtcaaaacgacctataatttaggatgaaTGGAGTATTTACCATCTTGGTGAAAAATGAATGGAGAGGTAAGCAAGATATTCTGGTGACAATGAAGGGAGAGGTAAGCAAGATCTCCTGGTTTGAGGCAACCACAAGTTCTGGAGCTGAAAGCCTAGGCAACTACAGGAGCTCGCTAGACTTCAACCACCGGTCAAGTAGCTCCGAAAACAGAGGGCTTAACTGCCTGCCACATGCATTATGCATATGGTGTTACTCCTACATACAGTATATATCTGAATACCTCTAGCAGAGGACATGCAAAGGTACAGTGACGTCGTACTGTACCACACTACCACTGTCTGTCCTGACTACTCTCTCAAGTAGGGCATGGGCACAGTACAGTATGTAGCAAcagtagcaaaaaaaaatggaagtgAAGAAAGATGGGAAGCTAGCAGAGCAAGAAAATGGCGATGCGCACAGCAGGAGCAGCACCACAGAGCGTCTTTTGGTCTGTCCTGAACAGTAGTCCTCTTGCAGTCTTGCCCCAGGCCGGAGACTCGGAAAATGTGGTCCGAAGGATGGTGTGTTGCTCACTTTTCATAAAGGATGGTGTGTTGCTCTTAAGAATTGCTGCTTCTCCACCAACAGGAAAGACAGGTATATATTCCAGCTTGCCAAAACATGCCACTTTGTGTCTCTGGTATGTGGGACCCAAGCGCTGTTTGCTACTGTTGGAGCCAATTCTTCAGAGATATTATATGTTTTTTAATGTTTTTGCAAGTCGTGAATTTTTGGTGCATCGTCATGTGAAATATTGCTAGGCCTTAGTCTTGAAGTATGataggttctttttttttttgagctcaCATGTAGTTAGGATACATAGAGCATGCCACATCAACAAGTCCATTTCAGTTCCATGGCAAGGTGAGAATTTGGGCTTGatgatttgtctttttttcaaCAAGTATTTGTCTTTTTTCTCATAAATATCATTTGCAATTTCATTTCATCAGAAAAACTATCGACTCCTGgagattttcttttcctttaaaGGCTTAAGATGCCATACCACTTGACCAATTTGAAAAGAAAATGGTATTTTGAGGGTGTGATAGTAATTTTACAACATATTAGTGATTGTATTCGTTTCCTCCATATATGGTATTTTGACAGCAGGTAAAGGACAAATGGATAGTTGAAAAATAAAAGGGAAAGGAACCAAAACATCCATTtgtaaaaataaatagtaattcaTTTACGTTGGTCTACTAAAATAAATAGTATGGAAATATAAGAATTTGTGTGATTAATAATCTACATAGGTTTACACCTCTTGATCTCTAATGATGTAATAGTATTTAGCTTGTACTCATTTTGAAACAATTTGGATGTACAATAATATGCGTTGTTTTGCAATTCAGTCTCCTAACCTTACTTCAGATGCAATATTCAAAATTGCAAAAAAGATAATGTTATTGCTATGTAATAAATGAAGAACCTGGAATGAAGGTACAACAAGACCAACGTAAAAAGAGCGATCTAATTATTTAGGTGAGCAATTGGAGCATATAGAAGGATATCTTTATCACATTATTCATCATTAAATTATAGTTATATGTTAATTGGTGAATCCCTCCAAAATTATGTTGTTTTGGTAAGCACTTCAAGTAGTAACATAAATCTCTACTTTTTCTAAAGCAAGTAAGGTTTTTACCGTTGTTTTGGTTCGTCACCTCCTAATCATAAATCATGGTCACAAACTTCATGAAAAACCGTAGAAAAATCATCATAAGTAATGCTGAATCGGTGCcggctaaaaaaagaaaaactgtcTCGCCCAGAACCAAAAAGTAAAAAGATGGTCCAGTCAAAACTGCCAATAGCCATGTCATGCCAATTTTTCATAAAAGCTACTAACGTTTATATGAATCAACCCACCATCCGCAAAGCCATGTCACGCATATTTGTTTTTGTAAAATCCATTAATGTTTTTATGGATCAACCTATTGTCCTCTGTATTTAAATAATTTCCATATTAGCTATATAAAATtactttttatttatatttaaacTTTATGACCTTTAGAACCTCATATATTTCAAGTTGCAATCATTGCATCAAGTGTTGTCATCTTGTATGttcttaattttatttatttgattACTTGTATGTTTACTttaatttttccaaaaaatcataaaaagATTATGCGTACTACATTGCATTTTACAAATCACATTAAGCATTATATATAGTGTGATAAATATACATATGGCCTTTGTTCTTAGCAATACACAGAAGTATTTGCTAGTTATTTTTAACTTTGCAACAACCATGATAAAAAATAACAATAGAGAACTCAAAAAGGTGCAAATTATATCAAAGTTGTACGCAATTTTGGCCATTGCTACATAACAACCTGCCATTTTCATTGCACTCTCCTCAAACTATCAATGGCATAGATTAGCCACTCCTCTCATAATTAAAGTTCGTTCAAAATATTGGCCTACTTTCACCTCATCTTTTTATGCAACCTAACATGATTTGTCTTTTTATTTTAAAAGATATCATTATAAGTTGGATTTTTCTTATATAACTATTCGCCCGAGGAGATATGCATTTATTTCCTTCAAAAGATTAAGATACCTTACCATGCTTAAATATATCCTTATTATTTAACACTTGATGATATCACTTCCCGCTGGCTAGCCAATACTTCATCTCCAACCGCCCACAGGTTGGCGAGATATTTTAGGAGGCTATGTATTTTGGCaatattcatatttttcccaTGGTTTATTGCACTTCCAAAGATAAAGATACATAACTGAGCAAATTTTGGAAGGTTATGTGTTCTTACTAAAAGATTTACATTTCCTACCGATATACTATTTGACAGAACTTAATGTTGTCTAATTGATGCAACGTCGGCACAAGTTTTTACATATCGTAGAGTCGATATTGGGCTAATAATATTTGCATCTCCAATTTTCACTGTTTAAGGTGATGTCCATATCCAATTTTCTCCAATGACGTACATAGTACCATGTTTTCCTCCCTTTACACATCTCACAACACTTATCTCCAAATCAAACCCAGGCTAGCAAGATCTTTTGGAAGGACGCGTGATTTAGCAGTatcttatatttttctctacGGTTTTATCAGCAGAAGTAACCGATACTTCACTCTAAAGATATGCGTACACAGCCCAGAGATCTTTTGGAAGAATATGTATGCCTGCCAAATTCACGCTCCCAGCACTACATTGTTTGTCGGTATTTAATATAGCTAATCAATACCGCGTCGGCATAAGCTGGCATAGAACACTACTTATCTCTTGGTAGTTTACGTTTTTCTTTCGCGGTACACACAAAAAGTGAGTCGGGACTCAAGAATAAGATGTACATGTACATTTTCCTTGAACAACCTAGACCAAGTGCATCAAATCTTTTCCATTGCGCCTATCTATGCTTCCATTCTAACCCCCAAACCTGATCTTGGCCTTTGATCTTTGAATCCAACGGTTGGCGTCACCCTGCTCCTTTCCCCAACCCATGCACCGGCCCTAGCCCAAAATTTCTGGCAGAAGGGTAGTTTGGTCATTTCAGACTTCCTCTCTCTCCACGGCGCCGGCCCAGTACAGTACTTCACCTCCATACATATACAGGCACTGGCGCACTGCCGTGGCAGAGAGAGAACTCAGAGGACTCCGCTGGTCCGCTGTCCTCTGCGCAGCTCTGCCATCTGCGCCTGCTCCCCTCCGCCGGCCATTACCACCCCAAGAAAGCGAGGAAGcctcgcgcgcgcggcgccgccatGCTCCCGCCGTTCTCCAACCCGCTCTGGGTGCAGGACGACTGCgacgcgcagcagcagcagcagcagctggacgcgccgccgccgacgccgatgaTGCTGGGGACGACGCAGGCGCTGGGGCACGAGCAGCAGAAGCTCCTGTGCCTGGCCAACGCCGCCGACATGGGGGGCGGGGTTTTCAGCACGCCGTCGGTGCTCGACGACGACTGGTACTTCaaccccgcggcggccggcgccggcgcgcaggGGTCCTTGCTCCTGGCGCCGCCGGTGCAGGGGTCCGCGGGGCTCTCGCTCGGGGCCGGCTCGTCGCAGATGTTCTCGCTCTTCaacatgggcggcggcgcgcagtaCGACCTCCACGGGTTCGACCTCGgcctctccggcggcggcggcggcgtgtccGGGGCCGACCTGGTTTcgttcgccggcgccgggagcgCGGCGAATTCTGCGTCTTTGCCCCTGATCCCGTCCGGGAACGCCGGCTTCCTCGGCTCGTTCGGCGGCTTCGGCACCGCGCCGGCGCAAATGCCGGAGTTCGGCGGGCTCGGTGGGTTCGACATGTTCAGCAACGGCGccggctcctccgccgcggcgccgccccctgCCTCGGCGCCCCTGTCTGCGCCGTTCTCCGCGCGCGGGAAGGCGGCGGTGCTCCGCCCGCTGGAGATCTTCCCGCCCGTGGGCGCGCAGCCGACGCTGTTCCAGAAGCGCGCTCTCCGCCGTAACGCcagcgaggaggacgacgacaagaagcgcaaggcggaggccctcgccgcggccgcgggagcGTCctcggctggcggcggcgacgcagtACTGGACGACGCCGACGATGATGACGGCGGGAGCATCGACGCGTCCGGGCTCAACTACGACTCCGAGGACGCGAGGGGCGTCGAGGAGAGCGGCAAGAAGGACGACAAGGACTCCAACGCCAACAGCACGGTGACTGCCGGTGGCGCGGGCGACGGGAAGGGCAAGAGGAAGGGGATGCCGGCCAAGAACCTCATGGCGGAGCGCCGTCGCCGGAAGAAGCTCAATGACCGCCTCTACATGCTCCGGTCAGTCGTGCCCAAGATCAGCAAGGTGAGAATTCTGTCCCTGCATCAATTTTTAGTCAGTTACCATTACTTACAGCGTGTAATTTCGGAGAATTCTCTGCTTTTTCGTTGCAATGGAGAGTGGAAAGATGAGAATTCTGTGGTTAGCATCTAGCATTGCTATGTATGTGCCTGCTATATTGTTTTGTTCCATGCAATTGTTTGTTCAGACTGTGATATGCACATCTCAGGGGTAATTGTTCCCGTTGAGTTCTAGATCATAGATGCAATGTGAAAAATGAGAATTCCTTGCTTAGCATCTAGCATTGTTATATGCATTCATGTTATCATGGTTCATGCTATTGATTTAGTGATGAATTGTTTGTCATAAACGGTTGATATGCGCATCTCATGTGGAAAGTTTTCCCCTGGAATGGCAGATGTATAAGTGGGATTCAGCTTGGGAGGCTTCTGTGTTCATCTAGGGATAGCTTAACTTTTTATGCGTATCCTTCAGTTCAAAAAGATATGTGGACCAACAATTTAGCGTCTACAATTGCAGTTCTTCTGTTTAGGTTCTGAGGGATGCTATATTGCTATGGTCAGTGCTTTGCTTATGGTCCCAACCTACATGGTGTGATGtcacttcttttcttttattttgtttgtttgtgtgaAAGCTAGCATATTGTTCTGTGTCTTGCAGTTATTGTTGCGACTTGCATATCTCTTTGTCAAGGAATGTACcttcatggtttttttttttgaggacaTGTACCTTCATGATTAACTTAGCACATGGTCATCTGGAATAAGATGATCATGATATCTGTTCATAAGTTGTCCTGCATACAGATCACTATCCATCACAGTGCGTTTGCCTGATTCTGGGGGCCGTCCCTGTTTCTCTGTTTCAAGTCAGTCGAGTAGTAATAACTGACTGCAGCAAAAATAGTGAAAGGTCTTCCCTACATCTCTGCTGTTACAATTTTGTCCTCAAAAGGATAATCTCTTAATTTCTGATCATACAAAACAGAAAGCATCAGTTATGGTGTGATCCTACTTTTGCCTGACTTGTTTCAGTTATCTGTTTTTGTGTTGAACTTCACCTTTAGTCTTATTGGTACATATATCTCATTATTGTAATCATGCAACCCACTAGTGATACTTTCTCCTTGCGGCTGATCAATGAACTGATTGTTTTCTGTTTGCAACTGGTAGATGGACAGGGCTTCCATTCTTGGAGACGCAATCGAGTACCTGAAGGAGCTGCTGCAGAAGATCAATGATCTTCAGAATGAGCTTGAGTCGCCCCCTTCCACAGCCTCACTGCCTCCAACACCAACAAGCTTCCACCCTCTGACTCCGACGCTTCCCACTCTGCCGTCTCGTGTGAA containing:
- the LOC101781298 gene encoding transcription factor SCREAM2 codes for the protein MLPPFSNPLWVQDDCDAQQQQQQLDAPPPTPMMLGTTQALGHEQQKLLCLANAADMGGGVFSTPSVLDDDWYFNPAAAGAGAQGSLLLAPPVQGSAGLSLGAGSSQMFSLFNMGGGAQYDLHGFDLGLSGGGGGVSGADLVSFAGAGSAANSASLPLIPSGNAGFLGSFGGFGTAPAQMPEFGGLGGFDMFSNGAGSSAAAPPPASAPLSAPFSARGKAAVLRPLEIFPPVGAQPTLFQKRALRRNASEEDDDKKRKAEALAAAAGASSAGGGDAVLDDADDDDGGSIDASGLNYDSEDARGVEESGKKDDKDSNANSTVTAGGAGDGKGKRKGMPAKNLMAERRRRKKLNDRLYMLRSVVPKISKMDRASILGDAIEYLKELLQKINDLQNELESPPSTASLPPTPTSFHPLTPTLPTLPSRVKEELCTSALPSPTSQQPRVEVRMREGRAVNIHMFCARRPGLLLNAMKAIEGLGLDVQQAVVSCFNGFTLDVFKAELCKDGPGLMPEEIKTVLLQSTGFHGVM